One window from the genome of Nisaea sediminum encodes:
- a CDS encoding TAXI family TRAP transporter solute-binding subunit, with protein sequence MTKFGKLLCSGLLAAAIVSPAFFAPEATAETRVTYKSAKSTSSYYQMAVQVAEAVKKATGGNMVLTVEESQGSVQNVKEAARRPGNYVFTTPPALVKLATGNQKMFEGDGDYSGIRALFPIPSLTMHFVVRADSGVESFEGLDGKSFIIGKGSFGAKEAAANFEQFGLTGKVQLVDAELNSAVPALKNRQVDGFATAGSYPAPNVIEAAAGTEVRLLSMTDDQVKMTKRTKLVIPAGTYPGVDYDVTTTSLPVVAYSTTNMSDDDAYTLTKAFWEAKADMANSAKWWNGVKPEMLANVIGKLHPGAARYYAEAGIAVPDAIK encoded by the coding sequence ATGACCAAATTCGGAAAGCTGCTCTGCTCCGGCCTGCTCGCCGCCGCGATCGTGTCGCCGGCCTTTTTCGCGCCGGAGGCAACGGCCGAAACCCGCGTGACCTACAAGTCCGCGAAATCGACCTCGTCCTACTATCAGATGGCGGTGCAGGTCGCCGAAGCGGTCAAGAAGGCGACCGGCGGCAACATGGTGCTGACCGTCGAGGAAAGCCAGGGTTCGGTGCAGAACGTCAAGGAAGCGGCACGCCGCCCGGGCAACTACGTCTTCACCACCCCGCCGGCGCTGGTCAAGCTGGCCACCGGCAACCAGAAGATGTTCGAGGGTGACGGCGACTATTCCGGCATCCGCGCGCTCTTCCCAATCCCGTCGCTGACCATGCATTTCGTCGTCCGCGCCGACAGCGGCGTCGAGAGCTTCGAAGGCCTCGACGGCAAGAGCTTCATCATCGGCAAGGGCAGCTTCGGCGCCAAGGAAGCGGCCGCGAACTTCGAGCAGTTCGGCCTGACCGGCAAGGTCCAGCTGGTCGACGCGGAACTCAACTCCGCCGTCCCCGCCCTGAAAAACCGCCAGGTCGACGGCTTCGCCACCGCCGGTTCCTATCCGGCCCCGAACGTGATCGAGGCCGCCGCCGGCACCGAGGTGCGCCTGCTCTCGATGACGGACGATCAGGTCAAGATGACCAAGCGCACCAAGCTGGTGATCCCGGCCGGGACCTATCCGGGCGTCGATTACGACGTGACCACCACCTCGCTGCCGGTGGTCGCCTACAGCACCACCAACATGAGCGACGATGACGCCTACACCCTGACCAAGGCCTTCTGGGAAGCCAAGGCGGACATGGCCAACAGCGCCAAGTGGTGGAACGGCGTCAAGCCGGAGATGCTCGCCAACGTAATCGGCAAGCTGCATCCGGGCGCGGCGCGCTACTACGCCGAAGCCGGAATCGCGGTTCCCGACGCGATCAAATAA
- a CDS encoding TRAP transporter permease, giving the protein MSMPADDRSAAPRIATAVVTLLAFLSVGFHVTLIFTGLLPNLVVRPLHLALALPWVFVIGARGSLFERATGWLCAGAGIAICLYIALHADALGDQYGYTEGWIQRLGGILILLMVLEMARRAVKLALPSLAVIALLYGLFGQHLPGEFGHPGLPFDSLLGTLTIAEGGLWGPLTGVSVNVVAVFIVLGAVVGAGHGGTGFMNVATRLAGRLKGGAAKVSVLASALFGSISGSASANVASTGAFTIPTMKRLGYPRSLAAAVEAVASSGGQIMPPLMGAGAFVMVELLSTTYDVIVAAAILPALLFFLAVWFGIDWFAARNGLRPMDETEIPDRRAVLTTLPFFAIPFGALLIVLFGTGYTPQYAAGIAIFTAAAMLPLNTDGFAGLRVTWERVTTASIDAARQIAMIASIILCAGIIIGVLNMTGLGVKVTSAILSFSGGQLWAALLLTALACLILGMEVPTTAAYVICISVAGPALQELGLPPLTAHLFVFWYALLSTITPPVCGTVFIAAGMADAPWLQVAGHSMRLGIGLYIVPLGIVANPALIALTETPVFALGAFLKLGVGLALMSWGLVNIKAGLRALAAFAAGVAVVFAFGI; this is encoded by the coding sequence ATGTCCATGCCCGCAGACGACCGGAGCGCCGCGCCGCGCATCGCGACCGCCGTCGTCACCCTACTCGCCTTCCTCTCGGTCGGCTTTCACGTCACCCTGATCTTCACCGGACTGCTGCCGAACCTCGTCGTCCGGCCGCTGCACCTTGCGCTCGCGCTGCCCTGGGTTTTCGTGATCGGCGCGCGCGGCAGCCTGTTCGAGCGCGCCACCGGATGGCTCTGCGCCGGAGCCGGCATCGCGATCTGCCTCTATATCGCGCTCCATGCGGACGCGCTCGGCGACCAGTACGGCTATACCGAGGGCTGGATACAGCGGCTCGGCGGCATCCTGATCCTCCTGATGGTGCTCGAGATGGCCCGCCGCGCGGTCAAGCTCGCGCTCCCGTCGCTGGCGGTGATCGCCCTGCTCTACGGCCTCTTCGGTCAGCATCTGCCGGGAGAGTTCGGCCATCCGGGCCTGCCCTTCGACAGCCTGCTCGGGACCCTGACCATCGCCGAAGGCGGGCTCTGGGGCCCGCTCACCGGCGTCTCGGTCAACGTCGTCGCCGTCTTCATCGTGCTCGGAGCCGTGGTTGGCGCGGGCCATGGAGGCACCGGCTTCATGAATGTGGCGACGCGGCTCGCAGGGCGCCTCAAGGGCGGGGCGGCCAAGGTCTCCGTGCTCGCCTCGGCCCTCTTCGGCTCGATCAGCGGCTCGGCCTCGGCCAACGTCGCCTCGACCGGCGCCTTCACCATCCCGACCATGAAGCGGCTCGGCTATCCCCGCTCGCTCGCCGCCGCGGTCGAAGCGGTCGCCTCCTCCGGCGGGCAGATCATGCCGCCGCTGATGGGCGCCGGCGCCTTCGTCATGGTCGAGCTGCTCTCGACCACCTACGACGTCATCGTCGCCGCCGCGATCCTGCCGGCCCTCCTCTTCTTCCTCGCCGTCTGGTTCGGCATCGATTGGTTCGCCGCGCGCAACGGCCTACGGCCGATGGACGAGACCGAAATCCCGGACCGCCGCGCCGTGCTGACCACGCTGCCCTTCTTCGCCATTCCGTTCGGCGCGCTGCTGATCGTGCTCTTCGGCACCGGCTACACGCCGCAATATGCGGCCGGCATCGCGATCTTCACCGCCGCCGCCATGCTGCCGCTGAACACCGACGGTTTCGCCGGGCTCCGCGTCACCTGGGAGCGCGTCACCACCGCCAGCATCGACGCCGCCCGGCAGATCGCCATGATCGCCTCAATCATCCTCTGCGCCGGGATCATCATCGGCGTGCTGAACATGACCGGGCTCGGCGTGAAGGTGACCTCGGCGATCCTCTCCTTCTCCGGCGGCCAGCTCTGGGCGGCGCTGCTTCTGACCGCGCTCGCCTGCCTGATCCTCGGCATGGAGGTGCCGACGACGGCGGCCTATGTTATCTGCATCTCGGTCGCGGGTCCGGCCCTGCAGGAACTCGGGCTGCCGCCGCTGACGGCGCATCTCTTCGTCTTCTGGTACGCCCTGCTCTCGACCATCACGCCGCCGGTCTGCGGCACGGTCTTCATCGCCGCAGGGATGGCGGACGCGCCCTGGCTGCAGGTCGCCGGCCATTCCATGCGGCTCGGGATCGGGCTCTATATCGTCCCGCTCGGCATTGTCGCGAACCCGGCGCTGATCGCGCTGACCGAAACGCCGGTTTTCGCCCTCGGCGCCTTCCTCAAGCTCGGCGTCGGTCTCGCGCTGATGAGCTGGGGGCTCGTAAACATCAAAGCCGGCCTGCGCGCCCTCGCCGCCTTCGCCGCAGGTGTGGCGGTGGTCTTCGCCTTCGGTATCTGA
- the pcaB gene encoding 3-carboxy-cis,cis-muconate cycloisomerase has product MSSIVVKSAIYGDMFGTADMRGLFADSTILGLYLDVETALARAQAKLGLIPENAAKAITEAADVDRIDMERLSARTQIVGYPILPLVEQLSNWAPDGLGQYCHWGATTQDIMDTADVLQVRAGLDIVEEYLERIAAALAKLAEAHAETPMAGRTHLQHALPVSFGFKAATWLSAIDRHLQRLKELRPRVEVVQFSGAAGTLASLSGNGLATQAALAEELGLGVPDITWHTIRDGLAEVTGFLALVTGTIGKIGYDIMLMMQTETGEVLEPFVAGRGASSTMPQKRNPISSEMMLASSKIVREQHSAMLDAMVQDHERATGQWHVEWHALPTAFIVASGGLAAAAEVLEGLEVRPDAMRKVLDTTRGLIVAEAVMMGLAPHIGRQVAHDVVYDCCRKALAGEATFLDALMEEKAISDTLDRGTVEALTKPENYLGEAPEMVRRLLLKRRG; this is encoded by the coding sequence ATGTCCTCGATCGTCGTGAAATCCGCCATCTACGGCGACATGTTCGGCACCGCCGACATGCGCGGCCTCTTCGCCGACAGCACCATCCTCGGCCTCTATCTCGACGTCGAGACCGCCCTGGCGCGGGCACAGGCGAAACTCGGGCTGATCCCCGAGAACGCGGCGAAGGCGATCACCGAGGCCGCCGACGTCGACAGGATCGACATGGAGCGGCTCTCCGCCCGCACCCAGATCGTCGGCTACCCGATCCTGCCGCTCGTCGAACAGCTTTCGAACTGGGCACCGGACGGGCTCGGGCAATATTGCCACTGGGGCGCGACGACGCAGGACATCATGGACACGGCCGACGTGCTGCAGGTCCGCGCCGGGCTCGATATCGTCGAGGAATATCTGGAGCGGATCGCGGCCGCGCTGGCGAAACTCGCAGAGGCGCATGCGGAAACCCCGATGGCGGGGCGCACCCATCTGCAGCATGCCCTCCCCGTCAGCTTCGGCTTCAAGGCGGCAACCTGGCTTTCCGCCATCGACCGGCACCTGCAGCGGCTGAAGGAACTGCGTCCCCGGGTCGAGGTGGTGCAGTTCTCCGGCGCCGCCGGGACGCTGGCCTCGCTCTCCGGCAACGGACTCGCGACCCAGGCGGCGCTGGCGGAGGAGCTCGGCCTCGGTGTGCCGGACATCACCTGGCACACGATCCGCGACGGGCTCGCCGAAGTCACCGGCTTCCTCGCGCTCGTCACCGGGACCATCGGCAAGATCGGCTACGACATCATGCTGATGATGCAGACGGAAACGGGCGAAGTGCTGGAGCCCTTCGTCGCCGGACGCGGCGCCTCCTCGACCATGCCGCAGAAACGCAACCCGATCTCCTCGGAGATGATGCTCGCCTCCTCCAAGATCGTGCGCGAGCAGCACAGCGCCATGCTCGACGCCATGGTGCAGGACCACGAGCGAGCCACCGGCCAATGGCACGTCGAATGGCACGCCCTGCCGACCGCCTTCATCGTCGCCTCCGGCGGGCTCGCCGCCGCGGCGGAAGTGCTGGAGGGCCTGGAAGTGCGCCCGGACGCCATGCGCAAGGTGCTCGACACCACCAGGGGCCTGATCGTCGCAGAAGCGGTGATGATGGGCCTCGCCCCCCATATCGGCCGCCAGGTCGCCCATGACGTGGTCTACGATTGCTGCCGCAAGGCGCTCGCCGGAGAGGCGACGTTCCTCGACGCGCTGATGGAGGAAAAGGCGATTTCCGACACGCTCGACCGGGGAACGGTCGAGGCGCTGACGAAGCCGGAGAACTATCTCGGCGAGGCGCCGGAAATGGTGCGCCGCCTACTGCTGAAACGGCGCGGCTGA
- a CDS encoding phytanoyl-CoA dioxygenase family protein has protein sequence MLTKDQVARYHEDGYVIPDFRLSPDKLERIKQLHAALLERHPEFKDYCNALLDYEPSFREFAEDPEILDMIAQVIGPDIALWNMSFFAKPAHGGKRTPWHQDGEYWPIRPLATCTVWLAVDAATPENGCLKFIRGSHKDQRLKAHNRTDATDVTLNQELDPSTYDEAEAVDLVLEPGQISLHDVYLLHGSEANHSDKPRRGMTMRFMPTTSLFDRDLAKQKAEAQKVRDQSKQKVFLMRGSDRTGRNLFENA, from the coding sequence ATGCTGACCAAAGACCAGGTCGCCCGCTACCACGAGGATGGCTATGTCATCCCGGATTTCCGTCTCTCGCCGGACAAGCTGGAGCGGATCAAGCAGCTCCATGCTGCCCTGCTGGAGCGCCATCCCGAATTCAAGGATTACTGCAACGCCCTGCTCGACTACGAGCCGAGCTTCCGGGAGTTCGCCGAGGATCCGGAAATTCTCGACATGATCGCGCAGGTGATCGGCCCTGACATCGCGCTCTGGAACATGAGCTTCTTCGCCAAGCCGGCGCATGGCGGCAAGCGCACGCCCTGGCACCAGGACGGCGAATACTGGCCGATCCGTCCGCTCGCGACCTGCACGGTCTGGCTCGCGGTGGATGCGGCGACGCCGGAGAACGGCTGCCTGAAATTCATCCGCGGCTCGCACAAGGACCAGCGGCTGAAGGCGCACAACCGGACCGACGCGACGGACGTGACGTTGAACCAGGAACTCGATCCCTCGACCTACGACGAGGCGGAAGCGGTCGATCTCGTGCTGGAACCCGGGCAGATCTCGCTGCACGACGTCTATCTGCTGCACGGCTCCGAGGCGAACCATTCGGACAAGCCGCGCCGCGGCATGACCATGCGCTTCATGCCGACGACGAGCCTCTTTGACCGCGATCTCGCGAAACAGAAGGCCGAGGCCCAGAAGGTCCGCGACCAGTCGAAGCAGAAGGTGTTCCTGATGCGCGGCTCTGACCGGACAGGCCGGAACCTGTTCGAGAATGCCTGA
- a CDS encoding bifunctional 4-hydroxy-2-oxoglutarate aldolase/2-dehydro-3-deoxy-phosphogluconate aldolase, which yields MTIDRGEALRTRLAALKVVPVIRTPTSDLAIRACEWLLDAGMQTLELTFTTPDAHRVIETFARTAPDALIGAGTVRTAEQAKAAADAGAAFLVSPGAAAGVAEAARAFGIPYLPGAATPSEVEARWAEGATLVKIFPARECGGPGFLKAVKSVYPEIPLMPTGGVSPETAKSYLEAGALCLGMGGELVSVAALKANDPAPIRDAVARAFAAVAS from the coding sequence ATGACGATTGATCGTGGCGAAGCGCTCCGGACGCGCCTTGCGGCCTTGAAGGTGGTGCCGGTGATCCGGACGCCAACCTCGGATCTCGCGATCCGCGCCTGCGAATGGCTGCTGGACGCGGGTATGCAGACGCTGGAATTGACCTTCACCACGCCCGATGCGCACCGCGTCATCGAGACCTTCGCCCGCACCGCACCGGACGCGCTGATCGGCGCCGGCACGGTGCGCACGGCGGAGCAGGCGAAAGCGGCGGCCGATGCCGGTGCCGCTTTCCTGGTTTCGCCCGGTGCCGCCGCCGGAGTTGCCGAAGCCGCCAGGGCATTCGGTATCCCGTATCTGCCCGGAGCCGCCACGCCGAGCGAGGTCGAGGCCCGCTGGGCCGAGGGCGCGACTTTGGTGAAGATCTTCCCAGCCCGCGAATGCGGCGGACCCGGTTTCCTGAAGGCGGTGAAGTCGGTCTATCCGGAGATCCCGCTGATGCCGACCGGCGGCGTCTCTCCCGAAACCGCGAAATCCTATCTCGAGGCCGGCGCGCTCTGCCTCGGCATGGGCGGTGAGCTGGTTTCGGTCGCGGCCCTGAAGGCGAACGACCCGGCGCCGATCCGCGATGCCGTCGCCCGCGCCTTCGCCGCGGTCGCCTCATGA
- a CDS encoding sugar kinase, whose amino-acid sequence MSAYPDLLCLGEPLLEFNQQRDGRYLAGHGGDTSNAAIAAARQGASVGYLTRIGRDPFGESFRELWETEGVDMRGVEAAEDGHTGIYFVTHGPDGHQFSYFRAGSAASRMTPDFLPREMIGAAKILHMSGISQAISASAADTVFAAIALAKEAGVKVSFDPNLRLKLWPLDRARAVIHAAMAEAHIALPGLDDAVALTGKEKPDEIADFYLELGAGIVALTLGAEGCLVATADGRQRIPGRPVAARDATGAGDTFDGSFLAEYLRTGDPFRAALYANAAAALATQGYGAVEPMPRREKVETLLDQS is encoded by the coding sequence ATGAGCGCTTATCCCGACCTGCTCTGCCTCGGCGAGCCGCTGCTGGAATTCAACCAGCAGCGGGATGGACGCTATCTCGCGGGCCATGGCGGCGACACCTCGAACGCCGCCATCGCGGCGGCCCGGCAGGGCGCCTCGGTCGGCTACCTCACCCGCATCGGACGCGATCCCTTCGGCGAGAGCTTCCGGGAGCTCTGGGAGACAGAGGGCGTCGACATGCGCGGCGTCGAGGCGGCGGAGGACGGGCATACCGGGATCTATTTCGTCACCCACGGTCCCGACGGGCACCAGTTCAGCTATTTCCGTGCCGGCTCCGCCGCAAGCCGGATGACACCGGATTTCCTCCCGCGCGAGATGATCGGCGCCGCGAAGATCCTGCACATGTCCGGGATCAGCCAGGCGATCTCCGCGAGCGCCGCCGACACCGTCTTCGCAGCCATCGCGCTGGCGAAGGAGGCCGGCGTGAAAGTCTCCTTCGACCCCAATCTGCGCCTGAAGCTCTGGCCGCTGGACCGCGCCCGCGCGGTGATACATGCAGCAATGGCCGAGGCGCACATCGCCCTGCCGGGGCTCGACGACGCCGTCGCACTGACCGGCAAGGAGAAACCGGACGAGATCGCGGATTTCTATCTCGAACTCGGCGCCGGCATCGTCGCGCTGACTCTCGGGGCGGAAGGGTGCCTTGTGGCAACGGCAGACGGACGACAGCGGATCCCGGGACGTCCGGTCGCGGCAAGGGACGCGACCGGCGCGGGCGACACCTTCGACGGCAGCTTTCTCGCGGAGTACCTGCGCACCGGCGATCCGTTCCGTGCGGCGCTCTATGCCAATGCGGCGGCGGCGCTCGCGACCCAGGGTTACGGCGCGGTCGAGCCGATGCCGAGACGCGAAAAAGTCGAGACCCTGCTCGACCAAAGCTGA
- a CDS encoding inorganic phosphate transporter, with amino-acid sequence MQGDSTAPEAPLGRMLLLGGPRHPSVLPPIQLFLVTIALACTAALIGYVNGTPEDAVLTGAVALLGGYMAANVGANDVANSVGPLVGARALPLGAALLLAAGAEIAGALLAGDHIVGRIAFRIVDPDMVRDPTGFVFGMAAALAGAALWVNAANLLHAPISTTHAIIGGIVGVGLFALGVHAINWGEIVAITLGWFVSPVASGLVAIVILAFIKREMLSVQDKVRAARTWIPILVAAMSALFTLFLINKGLGNLWQPTKPVLVTTVLAASIATLALAGPYIRRTSMGLANRPQTVRKLFRVPLIAAAAFLAFAHGANDIANIAGPMTAILHVQATSDLAIAPGIPLWIFLVGALGLAFGLLLFGSPMVRIVAMRITKINPVRAYSVAMATAATVTMASWIDLPVSTTQIAVGAIFGIGIYREFRARKDAEKAVLQEGAKLKRRRLLIRRGDVARILIAWAVTFPAAALISGALFALVSFLLDL; translated from the coding sequence ATGCAAGGCGACAGCACAGCGCCCGAAGCGCCTCTCGGACGGATGCTGCTTCTCGGCGGCCCGCGTCACCCGTCCGTTCTCCCGCCGATCCAGCTCTTTCTGGTGACGATCGCGCTCGCCTGCACTGCGGCATTGATCGGTTACGTGAACGGAACGCCGGAGGACGCCGTCCTCACCGGCGCCGTCGCCCTGCTCGGCGGATACATGGCGGCCAATGTCGGCGCGAACGACGTGGCGAACTCCGTCGGCCCGCTGGTCGGCGCCCGCGCGCTGCCACTCGGCGCCGCCCTGCTGCTTGCGGCAGGCGCAGAGATCGCCGGCGCGCTCCTCGCCGGCGACCATATCGTCGGACGGATCGCCTTCCGCATCGTCGATCCGGACATGGTGCGCGACCCGACCGGCTTCGTCTTCGGCATGGCGGCGGCACTCGCCGGCGCCGCGCTCTGGGTTAATGCCGCGAACCTGCTGCACGCTCCGATCTCCACCACCCATGCCATCATCGGCGGCATCGTCGGAGTCGGTCTCTTCGCCCTCGGCGTGCATGCGATCAACTGGGGCGAGATTGTCGCCATCACGCTCGGCTGGTTCGTCTCCCCCGTGGCGAGCGGCCTCGTCGCCATCGTCATTCTCGCCTTCATCAAGCGCGAAATGCTCAGCGTGCAGGACAAGGTCCGCGCGGCACGGACCTGGATCCCGATCCTGGTCGCGGCCATGTCGGCCCTCTTCACACTCTTCCTGATCAACAAGGGGCTGGGCAATCTCTGGCAGCCGACGAAGCCGGTGCTGGTCACGACGGTGCTGGCCGCCTCGATCGCGACTCTCGCGCTCGCCGGCCCCTACATCCGCCGCACGTCGATGGGCCTTGCGAACCGTCCGCAGACCGTGCGCAAGCTGTTCCGCGTACCGCTGATCGCAGCCGCCGCCTTTCTCGCCTTCGCCCACGGCGCCAACGACATCGCGAATATCGCGGGGCCAATGACCGCGATCCTGCATGTCCAGGCGACCTCCGACCTCGCGATCGCCCCCGGTATTCCCCTCTGGATCTTCCTGGTCGGCGCGCTCGGCCTCGCCTTCGGCCTGCTGCTCTTCGGCAGCCCGATGGTCCGGATCGTCGCGATGCGGATCACCAAGATCAACCCGGTGCGTGCCTATTCCGTCGCCATGGCGACCGCAGCGACGGTGACGATGGCGTCGTGGATCGACCTGCCAGTCAGCACCACGCAGATCGCCGTCGGCGCGATCTTCGGGATCGGCATCTACCGAGAATTCCGGGCCCGGAAGGATGCCGAGAAAGCCGTCCTGCAGGAGGGCGCCAAGCTGAAGCGCCGCCGGCTGCTGATCCGGCGCGGCGACGTTGCCCGCATCCTCATTGCCTGGGCGGTCACCTTCCCGGCAGCCGCGCTGATATCCGGCGCGCTCTTCGCCCTGGTTTCCTTCCTGCTCGATCTCTGA
- a CDS encoding bifunctional helix-turn-helix transcriptional regulator/GNAT family N-acetyltransferase codes for MPDATDDLLPQIDAVRAFNRFYTRQIGLLNEGLLKSDYSLSEMRVIYELAHRDEVTATELARDLGLDNGYLSRMLKKFEKRGLIRRRPSDNDARQSILSMTDEGHTVFRPFEQASRDEIRALIEPLPTSERTALLKSMTRIQATLGGLSPTDAPFILRDPRPGDMGQVIRRQAEIYSQEYGWDITFEALVARIAADFIEKYDPAKERCWIAERNGEVVGSVFVVRQDEEVAKLRMLFVEASARGLGIGRKLVEECILFARAKGYRTLTLWTNDILVSARRIYQAAGFKLVEEERHHSFGKDLVGQNWDLKL; via the coding sequence ATGCCTGATGCGACGGATGACCTGCTGCCCCAGATCGATGCCGTCCGGGCCTTCAACCGATTCTACACGCGGCAGATCGGCCTGCTGAACGAAGGGCTGTTGAAAAGCGATTATTCTCTCTCCGAGATGCGGGTGATCTACGAGCTGGCGCACCGCGACGAGGTAACTGCGACGGAACTCGCCCGCGATCTCGGGCTCGACAATGGCTACCTCAGCCGGATGCTGAAGAAGTTCGAGAAGCGCGGCCTGATCCGGCGGCGACCTTCCGACAACGATGCCCGTCAGAGCATCCTCTCCATGACGGACGAGGGCCACACCGTCTTCCGTCCCTTCGAGCAGGCCTCACGCGACGAGATCCGCGCCCTGATCGAACCGCTGCCGACGAGCGAGCGCACGGCTCTGCTGAAATCCATGACCCGCATCCAGGCGACACTCGGCGGCCTCTCCCCGACTGATGCGCCCTTCATCCTGCGCGACCCGCGGCCGGGCGACATGGGTCAGGTGATCCGGCGCCAGGCCGAGATCTACAGCCAGGAATACGGCTGGGACATCACCTTCGAGGCCCTGGTGGCGCGCATCGCCGCCGATTTCATCGAGAAGTACGACCCGGCGAAGGAGCGCTGCTGGATCGCCGAGCGGAACGGCGAGGTCGTCGGCAGCGTATTCGTCGTGCGCCAGGACGAAGAGGTAGCGAAGCTGCGCATGCTCTTCGTCGAGGCCTCCGCGCGCGGCCTCGGGATCGGCCGCAAGCTGGTCGAGGAATGCATCCTCTTCGCCCGCGCCAAGGGCTACAGGACGCTGACGCTCTGGACCAACGACATCCTCGTCTCCGCCCGCCGCATCTACCAGGCCGCCGGCTTCAAGCTGGTCGAGGAGGAGCGCCACCACTCCTTCGGCAAGGATCTGGTCGGCCAGAACTGGGATCTGAAGCTCTGA
- a CDS encoding DMT family transporter codes for MSTDRSGWALAAAAVTGVQVGAAMVATRYVAGEVGPASLACMRYALAVLCLVPFLIASGRPRIAPRDALAVALLGIVQFGLLIALLNFGLRHMSATRAALLFATFPLLTMLVAAALGRESLTRRKSAGVLLALAGVGIALGEAIFSPAGEEEWIGALAVLGSALCGAVCSVLYRPYLGRCPTLWVGAIAMSASVLFLAPLSWPEGLFSAPPVLDGLGWASVLFIGLSSGAGYLLWLGALKHASPTKVTVFLSLSPVTAAVLGVLLLGEPLTPATALGTATVVLGLIVATR; via the coding sequence CTGAGTACCGACCGTTCCGGGTGGGCCCTCGCCGCCGCGGCGGTGACGGGGGTGCAGGTGGGTGCCGCCATGGTGGCGACCCGCTACGTCGCGGGCGAGGTCGGCCCCGCCTCGCTCGCCTGCATGCGCTACGCGCTCGCCGTGCTCTGCCTCGTCCCGTTCCTGATCGCCTCCGGCCGCCCGCGGATCGCGCCACGGGATGCCCTGGCCGTGGCCCTGCTCGGCATCGTCCAGTTCGGCCTGCTCATCGCGCTGCTCAATTTCGGCCTCCGCCACATGTCGGCGACGCGGGCGGCGCTGCTCTTCGCGACCTTCCCCCTGCTCACCATGCTGGTCGCCGCCGCGCTCGGCCGCGAAAGCCTGACCAGACGGAAGTCGGCCGGCGTGCTGCTGGCCCTCGCCGGTGTCGGGATCGCGCTCGGCGAGGCGATCTTCTCGCCCGCCGGCGAGGAAGAATGGATCGGTGCTCTTGCGGTGCTCGGCTCGGCGCTCTGCGGCGCGGTCTGCTCCGTCCTCTACCGCCCCTATCTCGGGCGATGCCCGACCCTCTGGGTCGGCGCCATCGCCATGTCCGCCTCGGTCCTCTTCCTGGCTCCGCTTTCCTGGCCGGAGGGACTTTTCAGCGCGCCACCCGTGCTCGACGGGCTCGGCTGGGCATCGGTGCTTTTCATCGGGCTCTCCAGCGGCGCCGGCTATCTGCTCTGGCTCGGCGCCCTCAAACATGCCTCGCCGACGAAGGTGACGGTCTTCCTCTCGCTCAGTCCGGTGACGGCCGCAGTTCTTGGCGTCCTGCTGCTCGGCGAGCCGCTCACGCCCGCCACCGCGCTCGGCACGGCGACGGTCGTTCTCGGGCTCATCGTCGCCACAAGGTGA